A section of the Procambarus clarkii isolate CNS0578487 chromosome 68, FALCON_Pclarkii_2.0, whole genome shotgun sequence genome encodes:
- the LOC138355593 gene encoding uncharacterized protein, whose translation MEIASATILLESLYAVTPLRCAPGGADSGGISPWMVKFDASDVTENLHGEISRVTIKRHGEISRVTNKRHGEISRVTNKRHGEISRVTNKRHGEISRVTNKRHGEISRVTNKRHGEISRVTNKRHGEISRVTIKRHGEISRVTNKRHGEISRVTNKRHGEISRVTNKRHGEISRVTNKRHGEISRVTNKRHGEISRVTNKRHGEISRVTNKRHGEISRVTNKRHGEISRVTNKRHGEISRVTNKRHGEISRVTNKRHGEISRVTNKRHGEISRVTNKRHGEISRVTNKRHGEISRVTNKRHGEISRVTNKRHGEISRVTNKRHGEISRVTNKRHGEISRVTNKRHGEISRVTNKRHGEISRVTNKRHGEISRVTNKRHGEISRVTNKRHGEISRVTNNSETERCCQKRFSTRVVQNDVVLPWQRGREQVPKNGDISFTVTIG comes from the coding sequence ATGGAAATAGCTTCAGCAACAATTCTTCTTGAAAGTTTGTATGCCGTTACCCCCTTGCGGTGCGCCCCCGGTGGTGCTGACAGCGGAGGCATTTCGCCCTGGATGGTTAAATTCGACGCTTCCGATGTTACTGAAAACCTTCACGGAGAAATCTCCCGTGTTACTATCAAGCGTCACGGGGAAATCTCCCGTGTTACTAACAAGCGTCACGGGGAAATCTCCCGTGTTACTAACAAGCGTCACGGGGAAATCTCCCGTGTTACTAACAAGCGTCACGGGGAAATCTCCCGTGTTACTAACAAGCGTCACGGGGAAATCTCCCGTGTTACTAACAAGCGTCACGGGGAAATCTCCCGTGTTACTAACAAGCGTCACGGGGAAATCTCCCGTGTTACTATCAAGCGTCACGGGGAAATCTCCCGTGTTACTAACAAGCGTCACGGGGAAATCTCCCGTGTTACTAACAAGCGTCACGGGGAAATCTCCCGTGTTACTAACAAGCGTCACGGGGAAATCTCCCGTGTTACTAACAAGCGTCACGGGGAAATCTCCCGTGTTACTAACAAGCGTCACGGGGAAATCTCCCGTGTTACTAACAAGCGTCACGGGGAAATCTCCCGTGTTACTAACAAGCGTCACGGGGAAATCTCCCGTGTTACTAACAAGCGTCACGGGGAAATCTCCCGTGTTACTAACAAGCGTCACGGGGAAATCTCCCGTGTTACTAACAAGCGTCACGGGGAAATCTCCCGTGTTACTAACAAGCGTCACGGGGAAATCTCCCGTGTTACTAACAAGCGTCACGGGGAAATCTCCCGTGTTACTAACAAGCGTCACGGGGAAATCTCCCGTGTTACTAACAAGCGTCACGGGGAAATCTCCCGTGTTACTAACAAGCGTCACGGGGAAATCTCCCGTGTTACTAACAAGCGTCACGGGGAAATCTCCCGTGTTACTAACAAGCGTCACGGGGAAATCTCCCGTGTTACTAACAAGCGTCACGGGGAAATCTCCCGTGTTACTAACAAGCGTCACGGGGAAATCTCCCGTGTTACTAACAAGCGTCACGGGGAAATCTCCCGTGTTACTAACAAGCGTCACGGGGAAATCTCCCGTGTTACTAACAAGCGTCACGGGGAAATCTCCCGTGTTACTAACAAGCGTCACGGGGAAATCTCCCGTGTTACTAACAACAGCGAAACAGAAAGATGTTGCCAGAAGCGCTTTTCAAcacgtgttgtacagaatgacgtTGTGTTGCCATGGCAACGCGGAAGAGAACAGGTTCCGAAAAATGGAGACATTTCATTCACTGTGACCATTGGATAG